From the genome of Ovis aries strain OAR_USU_Benz2616 breed Rambouillet chromosome 5, ARS-UI_Ramb_v3.0, whole genome shotgun sequence:
aataactatTATCAACTTTGTAATTTTGTCTTCATCATATTTAGATCTTACTGAACTCTCAGTAATAAATAAGCCCTCATCCATTGTTtttatacttgtttttctttcttcacatgtCACTACGTCACGTGATATCTGAtacttattttcttatatattttcacTGTCCTTatatttttggcttttgtttctcAGCATCTAAAACCTAGAAAATGGCCAGTACTCACTGTATGTTCCTCAAATGCATGAAAATACTTCTCATTAAAATTGTTTAATGCATGATTCCTTGGGAGAAAGTCTGAAAAATTTCTCCACATTTTAATCTAGGATCACCTGAGAACTTCAGATATTTTTTCCCACTCAAGACCAtatatttcctctctttttaacAGAATTCCTAGTCAGAGATGTCACAGAACATCCCTTAAATGTGAGGATTCAGacaatacatgtatgtatgtatatatattatattcaatacatatatttactttatacatTGTAGCATTTCAGATGAATAATACCCATCTGTGCAAATTcatatatgtgtttgtttttatttctagtcATCAACACCAGCACATGGTGCCAGGAAATGATACACAAAATTCAGGATTTCTTCTTCAGGGTTGATCAGTGGAACAAGAACTGCAACCATTCATATTTGGAATGTTCCTCTCCATGTATCTGATCACTTTGTTTGGAAATCTGCTCATCATCCTGGCTGTCAGTTCAGACTCCCATCTTCACACTCCCATGTACTTCTTCATCTCCAGCTTGTCCTTTGTTGACATCTGTTTCACTACCACAACCATCCTAAAGATGTTAATAAATATACAGATCCAGAGCAGAGTTATATCCTATGGCGGGTGCATCACCCAGATGTATTTTTACATACTGTTTGCAGCACTGGATGATTTTCTTTTGactgtgatggcctatgaccgcttctTGGCCATCTGCCACCCCCTGCACTACACAGCCATCATGAACCCCTGGCTCTGTGGACTGCTGGTGCTGGCGTGCTGGATCTTTAGTACCCTGCTCTCCTTGTTAGAAAGCTTACTGGTGTTACAGCTGTCCTTCTGTACAGATTTGGAAATCCCTCACTTTTTCTGTGAAATCAAACAGGTTGTACAACTTGCCTGTTGTGACACGTTTCTTAATGATATGATTATGTATTTTACAGCAGTGCTGTTGGGTGGTGGCCCCCTGGCTGGTATTCTTTACTCTAAGATAGTGTTCTCCGTACATAGAATCTCATCACCTCGGGGGAAATATAAAGCATTCTCCACCTGTGTATCCCACCTCTCGGTTGTCTTCCTATATTATTGTTCAAGCCTAGGAGTGTACCTTAGCTCGGCTGCTACCCACAGCTCACACTCAAGTGCAACAGCCTCGGCGATGTACACTGGTCACACCCATGCCGAACCCCTTCGTCTACAGTCTGAGAAATAAGGACATAAAGAGCGCTCTGAAAGGATTCTTCCAGATGGCagttgagaaaaggaaaatcattcTGAGTCTGAAGACATGTCCTTGAAGAAGGACTCAAAACCTTAAAACAAGAAATTCCTATTCTTTGATCAgattctgaatgttgaatttgcTCCTTctgttaatttcttaaaatttccatttctttgacttCAACACGTTAGACGATTTGTATGCTCAACTGTTGAAGTTTTCCTCTCTgatgaattatttttctattcattttcttttgtccatttccctacttttccattttcatttgtgcaTTTTCCTACTTTCACAAAGTTGTTCCCAGCCTTAGAGAAGAAAGACTTGGAAATTTTGATTAATTGGTGCAACATggattacttaaaaataatttttctcaaatGACATATATTAtccaaaaaactggaaaatgagtaataaaaatttttaaattacatgtatATCAATAATTTCTTTAAGTGCCAGTGGAGTAAATGATTCATTAAAGAGACATAGGGTGGCTGACAGGATAAGACAACAAAACCCATATAAATGCTggggcttctcaagtggtgcagtggtaaagaatccacctgccaatgcaggaaatgtaagagatgtggcttagatccctgggttgggaaaatcaactggaaaaggaaatggcaacccactccagtattcttgtcagaaaaattccatggacaaaaaagcctggagggctaaaaggtccatagggttgcaaagagttagacgtgagtgagtgactgagcacacacatatatgcttcATGTAAGAGACTAACTTCAGAGCTAAATTTTTCACAAAGGATAAATGTAAGGGACTGCAAGAAGATATTTTATGCATATGAACATTATAAGAAAGAGGGGTTGCAGTAtccatatcagacaaaatagactttaaaacaaatttatcttTATTACATGAGACAAAGAAGGGTATTATATAATGTGAAAGGAATCAACACAAGAAGagtatatactaatatatatatatatatttgctagtATATATGTACCTAAGATAAGAGAAACTAAAGGATAAAGTAAATATTGACATATAAAGGGAGATATTGACAATAATATAAGAACAACAGGAAATGTTAACATCCCATTTATATCAATGGACTGATTatctagacagaaaatcaacaGTGGTCTTGAATGACATGTTAGAATAGTTGCACTTAATaaatacaggacttccctggtggctcagatggtaaagcatctgcctacaatgcgggagacccaggttcaatccctgggttgggaagatcttttggagaaggaaatggcaacccactccagcattcttgcctggagaatcctagggacggagaagcctggtaggatacactccatggggtcgcaaagagtcagacatgactgagctacttcactttcacttaataaaTACATACAGGAGATTCAATTCAGAAAAACAACACGACACACATTTTTATAGTGCGCATGGAGTATATACTCCAGGGTAGATCACATGATAGCCCAACAAACAAGCCTCAAATTTAAAAGTATGAAAATTGCTTTTGCATTTTTGGAGCACAAAGGTATGAAGCCAGAAATCAATTataggaaataaaatgagaaaaacacatATAATGAAAAAAACCATATTACTAAGTAACACCATAAAAACCCAAACTAATGggtaaatgaagaaatcaaagaggaaatcaggaAATAGTTACAAGAATAAAAATGAgagcacaactttccaaaatccaTAGGATGCAACAAAACTGTCATGAGTGATCTTAATACCAACACaggtctcagtcagttcagttcagttgctcagctgtgtccgccTCTGccgccccttggactgcagcacgccaggcctccctgtctatcaccaattcccagactttactcaaactcatgtccattggatcagtgttgccatccaaccatctcatcttctgtcatccccttcttctcccgccttcactatttcccagcatcagggtcttttcaaatgagtctgttttttgcatcaggtggccaaagtattggagtttcagcttcaacatcagtcctttcaacaaatattcaggactaatttcctttagaatggactggttggatctccttgcagtccaagggactctcaagagtcttcaccaacactgcagttcaaaagcatcaattcttcagcattcagctttctttatagtccaactcccacttccatacatgactactgtaaaaaccatagcgtttactagacagacctgtgttggcaaagtaatgtctctgctttttaacatgctgtctaggttggtcataacttccaaggagcaagtgtcttttaatttcatggctgaagtcaccatctgcagtgatttttggagccccccaaaataaagtctgtcactgtttccccagttatttgccacgaagtgatcggaccagatgccttgatcttagttttctgaatgttgagctttaagccaactttttcactctcctcttttactttcatcaagaggctctttagttcttctttgctttctgccataaaggtggtgttatctgcatatctgaggttattgatatttctcctggcaatcttgattccagcttgtgcttcatccagcccagcgtttctcatgatgtactctgcatataagttaaataagtcagaatggccatcatcaaaaagtctacaaacgataaatgctgaagagggtgtggaggaaagggaacactcttgcactattggtgggaatgtaaattgatacagccactgtgggaaatcgtatagagattccttaaaaagctagaaataagaccaccctatgatccagcaatcccactcctcaggcatataccctgaggaaaccaaaattgaaaaagacacatgtaccctaatgttcattgcagcactatttacaatagctagaacatggaagcaacctagatgtccactgacagatgaatggataaataagttgtggtacatatatgcaaaggaatattactcagccatacaaaggaacacatttgaatcaattctgatgtggtggatgaacctaaaacctattatacagagtgaaatgtgtcagaaagaaaaggataaatattgtattctaacacatacatatggaatctagaagaatggtattgaagaacttatttacagagcagcaatggagaaacaggcatagagaatagattaatggacatggggagaggggaggagagggtgagatgtatggaaagagtaacatggaaacttacattacaatatgtaaaatagacagccaatgggaatttgctctatgggTCAGCAAACTCCAACAGGGGCTCTGTaccaatctagaggggtgggaggggaagggagatggaagggaggttcaaaagggaggggatatatgtatacctgtggctgattcatgttgaggtttgacagaaaacaaaaattctgtaaagcaattatccttcaataaaagaataagttaaaaagaaaaaaaaagagtgaaaaagtcagcttaaagatCAATATtaaatactaacacatatatatggaatttaggaagatggcaatgacgaccctgtatgcaagacagggaaagagacacagatgtgtataacggacttttggactcagagggagagggagagggtgggatgatttgggagaatgacattctaacatgtatactatcatgtgaattgaatcgccagtctatgtctgacgcaggatgcagcatgcttggggatggtgcatggggatgacccagaaagatgttatggggagggaggtgggaggggggttcatgtttgggaatgcatgtaagaattaaagattttaaaatttaaaaaataaaaaactaaaaaaaaaaaaataaagtcacgagacagccaaaaaaaaaaaaaaaaaagatcaatattaaaaaaactaaaatcatggcatctggctcctctgccgatgggattctccaggcaagagtactgaagtgggttgtcgagctctcctccaggggatcttcccgactcagagattgaacctggtctcttatatctcctgcactggcaggtgggttctttaccgctatagccacctgggaagccccctcatcACCGGTTCCAAAACTTTTCATCACCCTGAGCAGAAAGTCTGTACCCACTGAGTTTCATTTCTCCCAGTCAGTTTGTGAACTGTTTTTATTTGTGATGCACTTTTCCGTTTATATTTTCATCCAGTTGACACAGAGACAGGTAGCAGGAATCACAGTGACAAGACAGGCAGTGCCGCTACCCTCATCTAGCATCGACAAGAGACATCTTACAGGAggataaatgtttaaataaagtgATTTCAGAAGCAGTAAGAGCATCAATAAAGAGAAATGGGAAAAGCAGCTTTACCCAGAGGTCTAGGGTACCCCTCTGTGCAGGTGACATCTGCGTTGTGCTCCAGTTTGGCAAGACAGATTTGGGCATGAAAATTATTCTAGACAGAGTGAACAGCATGGGCAAAGCTCATGGGAATGAGCTTGATATGTTTAATTAGCAGTGAAAAAGCTAGTGTGGCTGAGCCAAGAGAGggcaagagagagaggagatgagaTTCCAGACAATAAACAGGTCTACATTAAGGAGAGTCTTGGGGGAAGCTGAGTtttaaattatggtaaaataattaccataaatattttggtaatatataaatggaaatatttttatttatttattttttggaggcgaattatttttaagtgtacagttcagtagtgttaaatatattcacattgttgtgtaacCAATCTTGAGAAtgtgcaaaactgaaattctatgtCCATTAAACAGCAGCTCTCTATTTCCATAAAATTCCCCAAATGCTGGAAGcctccattctgctttctgtctctaaatACTTGACTGTTCTGGGTAGGCCATATAAATGAAGTTATCTGTATTTGTTATTTTGTGATTAGCCTATTTCCTTTAGTGTAATATCCTTAAGGTTCATCTTTATTGTGGCATGTATCTGAATTTCCTTCTTTGAAAGCCTGGAAACATTTCACCGTGTGGATGTACCCCATTTGGTTTACGCATTCATTAGAACTTTGATTTTTACACAGAGCAGGCAATATGCTAGCTGCTGGGGTACAACAGGACAAAAGTGAACTAGATTTCCTGACTTTATGGAGGTCAGTATGTGGAGAGAACAGGGACAAATAATATATGGTCACAAAGAAGGTAACCAAGTCTGTAATGGGACAAACTTGTTTGTGTCCTGGACCCTTGAGTCCTGGTTTTGGGAGAAATCCTTATAAAGGATGATGATTTAGAAATTTTGCACCTCCCCAAAGAACAGTGCACCATTCCTACAAGGGATCTCcacgcaggggacacagattctcTGTCCTCAAAACCCCATTCCACTGTTGTGTTGGGCCACCTGCTTCAGGACGGTTGGAAAAGGGAAGGACCAGTGAATTTCATGAGCAGTTGCTCATTGTCACACTTCATTTCCTGTGCAGTGTGTGGGGGACACCATGACGATTGGTAATACAGCTAGAAGCATAGCATGCAGGAAACGGAAATCTGTATCCAGGATGAATGTCTAtcccagagaaaacaaaacactgcCCTTTCATTGGCCAAACTGAAATGACTGATCATCCCAGGGATTGTTCTCATCCCAAGGAAAGGACTCTGTTTTGGATCTCattatgaattaaaatatatctatcttaccttcatttttcactttactCAATGTAATTTGTTGAAAACAAATCTATCCCTTCCACATTGAATGATAGTACAGTTTTGCCTCACTACTTGAGTTTATTGCTaagaatttttattcttttttgaacTGTTCTTCATGAGCATGTAGAAGCACAATAACTTAGGTGTGTTGATTTTTTATTGTGCAACTTTACTTAATTTCCCTAGTGAGTCCAAATGTGTGCGTTGgttctgtgtctgtctctgtgtctgtgtctgtgtgtaatcTGAGGGTTTCTACACATTACACCATTTCAtttgtgaagaaagatgagtttttgcttcttttttaatatagattttcTTCATATCTTTTTTCTTGCATATTTTCTCTAGCAGAGTTCTCCTGTACTATGTTGAGTAGAAATGGCATAAGCAGGCATCATTCTCTGAAAAAGCATCAGTGTTTTACTCTTAGctattacatttatttctttccatACATTGgaccatctttcagttcagttcagtctctcagtcgtgtccgactctttgtgaccctatgggctgcagcacgccaggcttccctgttcatcaccaactcccggagtttactcaaacccatgtccattgagtcggtgatgccatccaaccatctcacgctCTGTTG
Proteins encoded in this window:
- the LOC101109093 gene encoding olfactory receptor 7A17-like; translation: MFLSMYLITLFGNLLIILAVSSDSHLHTPMYFFISSLSFVDICFTTTTILKMLINIQIQSRVISYGGCITQMYFYILFAALDDFLLTVMAYDRFLAICHPLHYTAIMNPWLCGLLVLACWIFSTLLSLLESLLVLQLSFCTDLEIPHFFCEIKQVVQLACCDTFLNDMIMYFTAVLLGGGPLAGILYSKIVFSVHRISSPRGKYKAFSTCVSHLSVVFLYYCSSLGVYLSSAATHSSHSSATASAMYTGHTHAEPLRLQSEK